The Thalassotalea nanhaiensis genome has a window encoding:
- a CDS encoding paraquat-inducible protein A, giving the protein MANKAMTASLGSCPRCHKLNVMKSDKQRCSRCHFHFHLRKPNSMQFTLAWTIAALIMFIPANTYPMMVFYSFGNPDASTILQGIAIFIQLGMLPVAVIIFIASFIVPLGKIIGLFVLMYNVKRKDKVNLKQQGKLYHLVEFLGPWSMLDVFVVAIMAAVVNLGFITSIEADSGITYFSLMVIFTMFAAESFDPRLLWDNKKVDNNK; this is encoded by the coding sequence TTGGCTAATAAAGCAATGACAGCAAGCTTGGGAAGTTGTCCCAGATGTCATAAACTTAATGTGATGAAGTCTGACAAACAAAGATGCTCTCGATGTCACTTTCATTTTCATCTTCGTAAACCTAACAGTATGCAGTTTACCTTGGCTTGGACCATCGCTGCGTTAATTATGTTCATTCCCGCAAACACATACCCAATGATGGTGTTTTATTCCTTTGGTAACCCCGATGCCTCAACGATCTTGCAAGGTATCGCTATTTTTATCCAATTGGGCATGTTACCGGTTGCTGTGATCATTTTTATTGCAAGTTTTATTGTGCCTTTAGGAAAGATTATCGGCCTGTTTGTATTGATGTATAACGTAAAAAGAAAAGACAAAGTTAACCTAAAACAACAAGGGAAACTTTATCATTTAGTTGAGTTTTTAGGACCATGGTCAATGCTGGATGTATTTGTCGTAGCTATCATGGCAGCAGTGGTAAATTTAGGTTTTATTACCAGTATAGAAGCCGATAGCGGCATTACTTATTTTAGCCTTATGGTGATCTTTACCATGTTTGCGGCGGAGAGTTTTGACCCTCGTTTATTATGGGATAATAAAAAAGTGGATAATAACAAATGA
- a CDS encoding MlaD family protein, translated as MTKDIAEEEFEAKVRERKGISAVWLVPVIALLFGLWLIISAVADRGVFVTVEFDNASGIVVGKTEVRYKGLTAGVVKSIEVSPDLNSVIATIEMVSSTKDMLTEQALFWYVTADVSFQGVTGLDTLLSGSYINFQPDFDQKGNTQSHFIGLSEEPPLDKTTPGLHLTLETKALGSIAKNSPITFKQITVGYVTAYKYDEVAELVKINVFIEPEYKHLVKENSRFWNASGVNISGSVTSGVKIKTESLASIIAGGIAFDNVSYESEKAPAQNDQKYTLYPDYQTADMGHEITLLLNWDSGIDSSAKIMYHGFTLGGIDKFIRIDGDSRTIIATAKVDPRVIPYLNDETQLYVVAPRVELGASTSMSHLIGGAYISIRASASGNPQSTFKVLDEKPAYKYNEPGLHLVLQTEDVTSIKRGTTIFHKEQSVGSVQAVENTGPGEFLVHIHIKPEFQDHVSKDSRFWNSSGFRISGGLQSFEVQAQSIQSILAGGIAFDSGTSETYQLPDNGSKFKLYQNIDEAQQRLQFKLFTAYVNGVSNKTKIIFRGETIGSVHQVTKDKSGATLTVGILPEHNYILKQHTKFWLVKPELSLSGFTDIQALFGGPYISLIVGDGDPEDQFVLSTESPAKHHSSSGLQLTLTTNENAAVVPGSSISYRGISVGQVDNVTLNKNNLNKEINITVDEEYRNLISSFTRFYNVSGVTASGGISNFSIKTESVDTILRGGISFYNSDQKTEGVLAKEGQVFSLFNHIEHAKSAGLAISIYFDDIDGVHKNLKIKYKSQDVGIVEHLIFDDDKEGVTVIGYLNDLGKSFAVSDSQFWLARSELGLVGNKNINALLTSGFIGILPGESDKSQSEFVANHIAPATERLSYGLNIKLTADRLGSVRVGNPVLYRQIQVGKVIGVDLAPLANKVHIFINIAPRYTPLISTQSKFWNTSGFNIDAGVFSGVSIESESIETLVSGGIAFATPEMSDSETLPAEFIFSLHERFEQDWLDWQPEINLSN; from the coding sequence ATGACAAAAGACATTGCTGAAGAAGAGTTTGAAGCAAAAGTAAGGGAACGAAAGGGAATTTCTGCAGTTTGGTTGGTACCTGTAATTGCCTTACTTTTTGGACTCTGGTTAATTATTAGTGCCGTAGCTGACCGTGGGGTTTTTGTTACTGTCGAATTTGACAATGCCAGTGGTATTGTCGTTGGCAAAACAGAAGTAAGATATAAAGGGCTTACCGCAGGTGTCGTTAAAAGTATTGAAGTTTCCCCCGATCTGAATAGTGTAATTGCAACAATTGAAATGGTTTCAAGCACAAAAGATATGCTTACCGAGCAAGCATTGTTTTGGTACGTCACTGCCGATGTTTCCTTTCAAGGTGTTACCGGCTTAGATACATTGTTATCAGGGAGTTATATTAACTTTCAGCCAGATTTTGATCAAAAGGGCAACACCCAAAGTCATTTTATTGGTTTAAGCGAGGAGCCGCCACTGGATAAAACCACACCAGGTTTGCATTTAACATTGGAAACTAAGGCTCTGGGCTCTATCGCTAAAAACTCACCAATCACTTTTAAACAGATCACCGTTGGTTACGTAACCGCATATAAATATGATGAAGTGGCAGAACTCGTTAAAATTAATGTTTTCATTGAGCCGGAATATAAACACTTAGTGAAAGAAAATTCTCGTTTTTGGAATGCAAGTGGCGTTAATATTTCTGGCTCTGTAACCTCGGGTGTTAAAATTAAAACGGAATCTCTTGCCTCTATCATTGCCGGAGGAATAGCGTTCGACAACGTAAGTTATGAATCGGAGAAAGCCCCAGCACAAAACGACCAAAAATATACTTTATACCCTGATTATCAAACGGCCGATATGGGCCATGAAATAACGCTATTGTTGAATTGGGACTCTGGCATAGACAGTTCGGCAAAAATTATGTATCACGGCTTCACCCTAGGCGGTATCGATAAGTTTATCAGGATAGATGGGGATTCGAGAACCATAATTGCAACAGCCAAAGTGGATCCAAGAGTGATCCCTTATTTAAATGATGAAACCCAGCTTTATGTTGTCGCTCCTCGAGTTGAATTGGGTGCAAGTACAAGTATGAGCCATCTAATAGGTGGGGCATATATAAGTATCAGAGCATCGGCATCAGGAAACCCACAATCAACCTTTAAAGTGTTAGATGAAAAACCCGCCTATAAATATAATGAACCAGGGCTGCATTTGGTTTTACAAACAGAAGATGTAACATCAATTAAACGTGGTACCACTATTTTTCATAAAGAACAAAGTGTAGGTAGTGTACAAGCAGTTGAAAATACCGGACCTGGTGAGTTTTTAGTCCATATTCATATTAAACCTGAATTTCAGGACCATGTGTCAAAAGACAGTCGATTTTGGAATTCTAGTGGTTTTAGAATAAGTGGCGGTTTACAGAGCTTTGAAGTACAGGCTCAATCTATACAATCCATTCTAGCAGGTGGAATCGCTTTCGATTCAGGAACTAGTGAGACATACCAATTGCCAGACAATGGCAGTAAATTCAAACTTTATCAAAATATCGATGAGGCACAGCAACGACTTCAATTTAAGTTATTTACGGCTTACGTTAACGGTGTGAGTAATAAAACTAAAATTATTTTTAGAGGCGAGACTATCGGTTCAGTACATCAAGTCACGAAAGATAAAAGTGGCGCGACTTTAACCGTTGGAATATTACCTGAGCACAATTATATTCTAAAACAACATACAAAGTTTTGGTTGGTTAAACCCGAATTGAGTTTGTCTGGCTTTACTGATATTCAAGCGTTATTTGGTGGTCCGTACATCAGCCTTATTGTTGGTGATGGTGATCCTGAAGATCAATTTGTTCTGTCTACTGAATCTCCAGCTAAGCATCATAGTTCATCTGGATTACAGTTAACTCTTACTACCAATGAAAATGCAGCAGTAGTGCCCGGAAGTTCGATTAGCTACCGGGGAATTAGTGTCGGGCAAGTTGATAACGTAACTCTTAATAAAAACAACCTGAATAAAGAAATAAACATTACAGTTGATGAAGAATATCGTAATTTAATCAGTAGTTTTACTCGTTTTTATAATGTTAGTGGCGTGACCGCAAGTGGCGGTATTAGTAACTTTAGTATTAAAACAGAATCCGTTGATACTATCTTGCGAGGCGGTATTAGTTTTTACAATTCAGACCAAAAAACCGAAGGTGTATTAGCAAAAGAAGGGCAGGTGTTTAGCTTATTCAATCATATAGAGCACGCAAAATCCGCCGGGTTAGCCATATCTATTTATTTTGATGATATTGACGGAGTTCACAAAAATTTAAAAATAAAATATAAAAGCCAAGATGTTGGTATTGTCGAACACCTCATATTTGATGATGATAAAGAGGGCGTTACTGTCATTGGCTATTTAAATGACTTAGGTAAAAGCTTTGCTGTTAGCGATAGCCAGTTTTGGTTGGCTAGAAGTGAATTAGGCTTAGTTGGTAACAAAAATATAAACGCACTTTTAACAAGTGGCTTTATCGGTATACTGCCTGGTGAAAGTGATAAATCTCAAAGTGAATTTGTTGCCAATCATATTGCTCCTGCGACAGAGAGACTTTCTTATGGTTTAAACATTAAGTTAACTGCTGATCGATTAGGCTCAGTTCGAGTTGGTAATCCTGTTTTATATCGCCAAATCCAAGTAGGAAAAGTTATTGGTGTTGACTTGGCCCCATTGGCTAATAAAGTTCATATCTTTATTAATATTGCCCCTAGATATACCCCTTTGATTAGCACTCAAAGTAAATTTTGGAATACAAGCGGTTTTAATATTGACGCTGGGGTGTTTTCAGGCGTTTCAATTGAGTCTGAGTCTATTGAAACACTGGTAAGTGGTGGTATTGCATTCGCTACGCCGGAAATGTCCGACAGTGAAACTTTGCCGGCTGAGTTTATATTCTCTCTACATGAACGATTCGAACAAGATTGGTTGGATTGGCAGCCTGAAATAAATCTAAGTAATTAA